In Streptomyces capitiformicae, one genomic interval encodes:
- a CDS encoding ABC transporter ATP-binding protein — protein MTQQNDSAGRDAVEAGPVAEIADLRVEVGGRAIVDGVSLRVLPGKVTALVGASGSGKTTTGLALLGEYPPGAHVTGDVRVASEDLVGYVPQHPAAVLNPARRVTALLTDIARTHVRHLPLRQRRAAARASVLQALTDAQLPDAEGLLRRYPHQISGGQQQRVVLAQALLLGARVIVADEPTTGQDALTKSRIVDELAAVAARGIAVVLLSHDLDVVRALADEVHVMREGRVVESGPAQRLWLAPQHEWTLQLLDARPSSAEAGDRPDPAPTEPVLRVRDLTARHRDGARGTTVAVRAPELALHAGECLAVVGRSGSGKTTLARCLAGLHRDHEGEVLLDGAALPRSLRDRSRGQLAAVQYVFQDARASFDEHRPILHQVARTAVRLRGADDRAAASEALITLRRLGLSEELVHRHPAQLSGGELQRAALARALLARPRVLVCDEITSGLDTVTRRGILDVLLSLLRDRDDLSLVLITHDLDTAAVAHRIAVLDAGELVEQGPAQRILTAPEHPFTASLMATTARLGASARS, from the coding sequence GTGACGCAGCAGAACGACAGCGCCGGCCGGGATGCCGTGGAAGCGGGACCCGTGGCCGAGATCGCGGACCTGCGGGTCGAGGTCGGTGGTCGGGCGATCGTCGACGGGGTGAGCCTGAGGGTGCTGCCCGGCAAGGTCACCGCGCTGGTGGGCGCCTCGGGCAGCGGCAAGACCACGACCGGGCTGGCCCTTCTGGGCGAGTATCCGCCCGGCGCCCACGTGACCGGCGATGTCCGCGTGGCATCCGAGGACCTGGTCGGCTATGTGCCGCAGCACCCGGCGGCCGTCCTCAACCCCGCCCGCCGTGTCACCGCGCTCCTCACCGACATCGCCCGCACCCACGTGCGCCATCTGCCCCTCAGACAGCGCCGGGCGGCGGCCCGCGCGAGCGTCCTGCAAGCTCTCACAGATGCCCAACTCCCTGACGCCGAGGGCCTGTTGCGCCGTTATCCGCACCAGATCTCCGGCGGACAACAGCAGCGTGTCGTCCTCGCCCAGGCTCTCCTGCTCGGTGCCCGCGTCATCGTCGCCGACGAGCCCACCACGGGCCAGGACGCCCTGACCAAGAGCCGTATCGTCGACGAGTTGGCGGCGGTCGCGGCACGCGGCATCGCGGTCGTCCTGCTCAGCCATGATCTCGACGTGGTGCGGGCGCTCGCAGACGAGGTCCACGTGATGCGGGAAGGCCGCGTCGTGGAGTCGGGTCCGGCACAAAGACTGTGGCTCGCCCCCCAGCATGAGTGGACCCTCCAACTCCTCGACGCCCGGCCGTCGTCCGCCGAAGCGGGCGACCGGCCCGACCCGGCGCCCACCGAGCCCGTACTGCGCGTACGCGACCTCACCGCCCGCCACCGCGACGGCGCACGCGGCACCACCGTGGCCGTGCGCGCACCCGAACTCGCCCTGCACGCCGGGGAATGCCTGGCCGTCGTCGGCCGCTCGGGCAGCGGCAAGACCACCCTCGCCCGATGCCTCGCCGGGCTCCACCGCGACCACGAGGGCGAGGTCCTCCTCGACGGCGCTGCCCTGCCACGCAGCCTGCGCGACCGCAGCCGGGGGCAGTTGGCGGCCGTGCAGTACGTCTTCCAGGACGCACGCGCCTCCTTCGACGAGCACCGCCCGATCCTGCACCAGGTCGCCCGCACGGCGGTCCGGCTGCGCGGCGCCGACGACCGTGCGGCCGCGTCCGAGGCGCTGATCACGCTCAGGCGTCTCGGTCTCTCCGAGGAACTGGTACACCGGCACCCCGCGCAGCTCTCCGGCGGCGAACTCCAGCGCGCCGCCCTGGCCCGCGCCCTCCTCGCGCGGCCCCGGGTGCTCGTCTGTGACGAGATCACCTCCGGGCTCGACACGGTGACCCGCAGGGGCATCCTCGACGTCCTCCTGTCGTTGCTCCGCGACCGTGACGACCTGTCGCTGGTGCTGATCACCCACGACCTGGACACAGCGGCCGTCGCCCATCGCATCGCCGTCCTGGACGCCGGGGAACTCGTCGAACAGGGCCCTGCGCAAAGGATCCTGACGGCTCCCGAGCATCCGTTCACGGCATCGCTCATGGCGACGACGGCACGACTGGGGGCGAGCGCGCGGTCCTGA
- a CDS encoding serine/threonine-protein kinase, with product MRSGEEFASRFVLKEIIGAGRSGDVWLAHDTLLGQDVALKPERITGDRETAVPRLLGEPRAMAKFRDHPHVVTLYDVVTVPHSGEEGAEAEDGAPETYWFITEYVPGGDLNGQPPMSPVRAARIGAELADALVALHEAGIVHCDIKPANIGLTRRGTAKLLDFGAAYRVGGTETITANGPFSFTPDFAAPELARGNVPRPASDVFCLGTTLHALVTGSPPRGGGPEDDDGRREPGDTEDSERLRYWKAEQGVVELDAEAVGPLYPVLTAMLRRDPGQRPDAAEVKRLLEAVADPGSTASVTPVTPVESPPESPEPAVPPPPEHTGRRWRRRALLATALGVCAVLALGVIFIPDDSDGDDGTTRESGRGSIQQNSENGEPRALIGDPYTADVCALADRDALSRFGKVEVDVDYGNFDQCDVLVHSDDETRIDVSFQLRPGSSSETSEPTDFVGRIGITESSESDECTLLLAPEGTTDGIVGVRVNMGEGEVNGGQATLCTVARAAARSAAEILNDGPVPRRSQAYPASSLAWANACKLLDAEVLSAVPGLKVDQPEVGVANWNCEWSSTVDDLEAEVEFHRDQPKSAEEGTPVELSGYKGLVVPDDDDCRVFVEYRPYSGENAETYAEMVRLRVGGQRPTDKLCEMATSLARSAAAELRAQHPAASS from the coding sequence GTGCGTTCCGGGGAAGAGTTCGCGAGCCGCTTCGTCCTCAAGGAGATCATCGGGGCGGGGCGAAGCGGTGATGTGTGGCTGGCCCACGACACGCTGCTCGGGCAGGACGTCGCGCTGAAACCGGAGCGGATCACGGGCGACCGTGAGACCGCCGTACCTCGGCTGCTCGGCGAGCCGCGCGCCATGGCCAAGTTCCGCGACCACCCGCATGTCGTGACCCTGTACGACGTCGTGACCGTGCCGCACAGCGGCGAAGAGGGCGCGGAAGCGGAGGACGGCGCACCGGAGACGTACTGGTTCATCACGGAGTACGTGCCCGGCGGCGACCTGAACGGGCAGCCGCCGATGTCTCCCGTGCGCGCGGCCCGTATCGGTGCCGAGCTCGCCGACGCGCTCGTCGCCCTGCACGAGGCGGGGATCGTCCACTGCGACATCAAGCCCGCCAACATCGGCCTCACTCGCAGAGGCACGGCCAAGTTACTGGACTTCGGAGCCGCGTACCGGGTCGGTGGCACCGAGACCATCACGGCCAACGGTCCCTTCAGCTTCACCCCGGACTTCGCCGCCCCCGAGCTGGCCCGGGGGAACGTGCCCCGGCCCGCCTCGGACGTGTTCTGCCTGGGCACGACTCTCCACGCGCTGGTCACCGGCTCGCCTCCGCGCGGCGGCGGGCCCGAGGACGACGACGGTCGCCGGGAGCCGGGCGACACGGAGGACTCCGAACGCCTGCGGTACTGGAAGGCCGAGCAGGGCGTCGTGGAACTGGACGCCGAGGCCGTGGGGCCGCTGTATCCCGTGCTCACCGCCATGCTGCGGCGCGATCCCGGGCAACGCCCCGACGCCGCCGAGGTCAAGCGGCTTCTGGAGGCCGTCGCCGATCCCGGGTCGACCGCGTCGGTCACGCCGGTCACCCCGGTCGAGTCGCCGCCCGAGTCTCCTGAGCCGGCTGTCCCGCCGCCGCCCGAGCACACCGGTCGCCGGTGGCGGCGCCGGGCGCTGCTCGCCACCGCCCTCGGCGTCTGCGCCGTACTCGCCCTGGGCGTGATCTTCATCCCCGACGACAGCGATGGCGACGACGGAACCACTCGCGAGTCCGGCCGGGGCAGCATCCAGCAGAACTCCGAGAACGGCGAACCGCGGGCCCTGATCGGCGATCCCTACACCGCCGATGTGTGCGCCCTGGCCGACCGCGACGCGCTCAGCCGGTTCGGCAAGGTCGAAGTGGACGTGGACTACGGGAACTTCGACCAGTGCGACGTGCTCGTCCACTCCGACGACGAGACGCGGATCGATGTGTCGTTCCAACTCCGCCCGGGCTCGTCGTCCGAGACGTCCGAGCCCACCGATTTCGTCGGCAGGATCGGTATCACGGAGTCGTCGGAGAGCGACGAGTGCACGCTGCTGCTGGCGCCGGAGGGCACCACCGACGGGATCGTCGGAGTGCGCGTCAACATGGGCGAGGGCGAGGTGAACGGGGGTCAGGCCACGTTGTGCACGGTCGCCCGGGCGGCCGCCCGCAGCGCGGCCGAGATCCTGAACGACGGCCCCGTCCCCCGCCGTTCCCAGGCCTACCCCGCCTCGTCGCTGGCCTGGGCGAACGCCTGCAAGCTGCTCGACGCCGAGGTGCTGTCCGCCGTCCCCGGTCTCAAGGTCGACCAACCGGAGGTCGGCGTCGCGAACTGGAACTGCGAATGGTCCAGCACCGTCGACGATCTGGAGGCCGAGGTGGAATTCCACCGCGATCAGCCGAAGTCCGCGGAAGAGGGAACCCCCGTCGAACTCAGCGGATACAAGGGCCTCGTCGTGCCGGATGACGACGACTGCCGGGTGTTCGTCGAGTACCGCCCGTACAGCGGTGAGAACGCGGAGACGTACGCGGAGATGGTGCGTCTGCGGGTCGGTGGGCAACGGCCCACGGACAAGCTCTGCGAGATGGCCACCTCCCTGGCCCGCTCCGCCGCCGCCGAACTGCGCGCACAACACCCTGCCGCCTCCTCCTGA
- a CDS encoding FHA domain-containing protein, with amino-acid sequence MPLSTSLARGVAPAAPGTLHARTVTGDLSAPPRTGLTVSFGRGKKPEADLGVGVDDLSVSRRHGELTYRQGHWWLRNTGQQLVRLPRGRMMHTTTEPIPLTTGYTPLFVKGSGYREHLVELYVADHDDQGPVSRRDAETVRPNIWPLDDDERLLLVVLGQRYLLYEEDPRPLTYSMAAKQLKFLRPDAGWTPRKVEHRIEAVRRRLDRTGFKDRLMHDMSEGRPSDNRLLHNLLKGLVESTTLVPPDLDLMEDDSAWPDCGS; translated from the coding sequence ATGCCCCTCTCCACCAGCCTCGCGCGTGGTGTCGCGCCCGCCGCACCAGGCACGCTGCATGCCCGCACGGTCACCGGAGACCTCAGTGCCCCACCCCGGACGGGCCTGACGGTCAGCTTCGGACGCGGCAAGAAGCCGGAGGCCGACCTCGGCGTCGGCGTGGACGATCTGAGTGTGAGCCGACGGCACGGCGAGTTGACGTACCGGCAGGGTCACTGGTGGCTCCGCAACACCGGGCAGCAGCTCGTGCGGCTGCCCCGTGGCCGGATGATGCACACCACCACCGAGCCGATCCCCCTTACCACCGGCTACACCCCGCTGTTCGTGAAGGGCTCCGGCTACCGCGAGCACCTGGTCGAGCTGTACGTCGCCGACCACGACGACCAGGGCCCGGTGTCGCGCCGGGACGCCGAGACCGTACGGCCGAACATCTGGCCGCTCGACGACGACGAACGGCTGCTGCTGGTCGTACTCGGTCAGCGTTACCTGCTCTACGAGGAGGACCCCCGCCCTCTGACGTACTCCATGGCCGCCAAGCAGCTCAAGTTCCTGCGCCCGGACGCGGGCTGGACCCCGCGCAAGGTCGAGCACCGGATCGAGGCCGTACGCCGACGCCTGGACAGGACCGGCTTCAAGGACCGGCTGATGCACGACATGTCCGAGGGCCGCCCCTCCGACAACAGGCTCCTCCACAACCTCCTCAAGGGCCTGGTCGAGTCCACGACCCTCGTACCGCCGGATCTGGACCTGATGGAGGACGACAGCGCCTGGCCGGACTGCGGCTCCTGA
- a CDS encoding pyruvate carboxylase, which translates to MLRKVLVANRGEIAIRAFRAGYEVGARTVAVFPHEDRNSLHRLKADEAYEIGEPGHPVRAYLSVDEIMRAARQAGADAVYPGYGFLSENPELARACEEAGITFVGPSAQILELTGNKARAVAAARAAGVPVLGSSEPSTDVDELVRAAEEIGFPVFVKAVAGGGGRGMRRVEDPAVLREAIEAASREAASAFGDPTVFLEKAVVEPRHIEVQILADGHGDVIHLFERDCSVQRRHQKVIELAPAPNLDPELRERICADAVRFAREIGYRNAGTVEFLLDREGNHVFIEMNPRIQVEHTVTEEVTDVDLVQSQLRIAAGATLADLGLSQETVTLRGAALQCRITTEDPANGFRPDTGRISAYRSPGGSGIRLDGGTTHAGTEISAHFDSMLVKLTCRGRDFTTAVNRARRAVAEFRIRGVATNIPFLQAVLDDPDFQAGQVTTSFIEQRSHLLTARHSADRGTKLLTYLADVTVNKPHGERPALIDPATKIPAVDVAEPPAGSKQKLVELGPEGFARWLRESPTIGVTDTTFRDAHQSLLATRVRTKDMLAVAPVVARTLPQLLSLECWGGATYDVALRFLAEDPWERLAAFRKAAPNICLQMLLRGRNTVGYTPYPTEVTDAFVQEATDTGIDIFRIFDALNDVGQMRPAIDAVRATGTAVAEVALCYTSDLSNPAERLYTLDYYLRLAEQIVEAGAHVLAVKDMAGLLRAPAATKLVSALRREFDLPVHIHTHDTAGGQLATYLAAIQAGADAVDGAVASMAGTTSQPSLSAIVAATDHSDRPTGLDLRAVGDLEPYWESVRRIYAPFEAGLASPTGRVYDHEIPGGQLSNLRTQAVALGLGDRFEDIEAMYTAADRILGHLVKVTPSSKVVGDLALHLVGAGVAPADFEATPDRFDIPDSVIGFLRGELGTPPGGWPEPFRTKALQGRGEAKPVQDLTAEDRTGLEKDRRATLNRLLFPGPTREFETHRQTYGDTSVLDSKDFFYGLGPGKEYTVDLEPGVRLLIGLEAVGEADERGMRTVMSTLNGQLRPIQVRDAAASSDIPVTEKADRANPGHVAAPFAGVVTLAVTEGDEVESGATVATIEAMKMEAAITAPKAGRVSRLAINKIQQVEGGDLLVEIV; encoded by the coding sequence ATGCTCCGCAAGGTACTGGTCGCCAACCGTGGCGAGATCGCGATCCGCGCGTTCCGTGCCGGGTATGAGGTGGGCGCGCGAACCGTCGCCGTCTTCCCGCACGAGGATCGCAACTCGCTGCACCGGCTGAAGGCCGACGAGGCCTACGAGATCGGTGAGCCGGGGCATCCCGTGCGGGCCTACCTCTCCGTCGACGAGATCATGCGCGCCGCCCGCCAGGCCGGCGCCGACGCCGTCTACCCGGGCTACGGGTTCCTGTCCGAGAACCCGGAGCTGGCGCGGGCCTGCGAGGAGGCGGGCATCACGTTCGTCGGCCCGAGCGCCCAGATCCTGGAGCTGACGGGCAACAAGGCGCGCGCGGTCGCCGCCGCCCGCGCGGCCGGCGTACCGGTACTGGGCTCCTCCGAGCCGTCCACCGACGTCGACGAACTGGTGCGCGCCGCCGAGGAGATCGGCTTCCCCGTCTTCGTCAAGGCGGTCGCCGGCGGCGGCGGACGCGGTATGCGCCGCGTCGAGGACCCCGCCGTCCTGCGCGAGGCGATCGAGGCGGCGTCCCGCGAGGCCGCGTCCGCGTTCGGCGACCCCACGGTCTTCCTGGAGAAGGCCGTCGTCGAGCCCCGACACATCGAGGTGCAGATCCTCGCCGACGGCCACGGCGACGTCATCCACCTCTTCGAGCGCGACTGTTCGGTGCAGCGCCGCCACCAGAAGGTCATCGAGCTGGCGCCCGCGCCCAACCTCGACCCCGAACTGCGCGAGCGGATCTGCGCCGACGCCGTACGGTTCGCCCGCGAGATCGGCTACCGTAACGCGGGCACCGTCGAGTTCCTCCTCGACCGCGAAGGCAACCACGTCTTCATCGAGATGAACCCCCGCATCCAGGTCGAGCACACGGTGACCGAGGAGGTCACCGACGTCGACCTCGTGCAGTCGCAGCTGCGCATCGCCGCCGGGGCGACCCTCGCCGACCTCGGGCTCTCCCAGGAGACCGTCACCCTGCGCGGCGCGGCCCTCCAGTGCCGTATCACCACCGAGGACCCGGCGAACGGCTTCCGCCCGGACACCGGCCGCATCAGCGCCTACCGCTCACCCGGAGGCTCGGGCATCCGCCTCGACGGCGGCACCACCCACGCCGGTACGGAGATCAGCGCACACTTCGACTCCATGCTGGTCAAACTCACCTGCCGGGGCCGGGACTTCACCACCGCCGTCAACCGCGCCCGACGCGCCGTCGCCGAGTTCCGCATCCGCGGCGTGGCCACGAACATCCCGTTCCTGCAGGCCGTCCTCGACGACCCGGACTTCCAGGCGGGCCAGGTCACCACGTCGTTCATCGAGCAGCGCTCGCACCTGCTCACCGCCCGCCACTCCGCCGACCGTGGCACGAAGCTGCTCACCTATCTCGCCGACGTCACGGTGAACAAGCCCCACGGCGAGCGCCCCGCGCTGATCGACCCGGCCACCAAGATCCCGGCCGTCGACGTCGCCGAACCCCCGGCCGGCTCCAAGCAGAAGCTCGTCGAACTCGGCCCCGAGGGCTTCGCCCGCTGGCTGCGCGAGTCCCCGACCATCGGCGTCACCGACACCACGTTCCGCGACGCCCACCAGTCGCTGCTCGCCACCCGGGTCCGTACGAAGGACATGCTCGCCGTCGCCCCCGTGGTGGCCCGCACCCTGCCGCAGCTGCTCTCCCTGGAGTGCTGGGGCGGCGCCACCTACGACGTCGCCCTGCGCTTCCTCGCCGAGGATCCCTGGGAGCGGCTGGCCGCGTTCCGTAAGGCCGCGCCGAACATCTGTCTGCAGATGCTGCTGCGCGGCCGCAACACGGTGGGGTACACGCCCTACCCGACGGAGGTGACCGACGCCTTCGTCCAGGAGGCCACGGACACCGGCATCGACATCTTCCGCATCTTCGACGCGCTCAACGACGTCGGCCAGATGCGGCCCGCCATCGACGCCGTACGCGCGACCGGAACGGCCGTCGCCGAGGTGGCCCTCTGCTACACCTCCGACCTGTCGAACCCGGCCGAGCGGCTCTACACTCTCGACTACTACCTCCGCCTCGCCGAGCAGATCGTCGAGGCCGGCGCCCATGTCCTGGCCGTGAAGGACATGGCGGGACTGCTTCGCGCCCCCGCCGCCACCAAGCTCGTGTCGGCCCTGCGCCGCGAGTTCGACCTGCCGGTCCACATCCACACCCATGACACGGCGGGCGGCCAGCTCGCCACCTACCTCGCCGCGATCCAGGCCGGCGCCGACGCCGTGGACGGGGCGGTGGCGTCGATGGCCGGCACCACCTCGCAGCCCTCGCTGTCGGCGATCGTCGCCGCCACGGACCACTCCGACCGGCCCACCGGGCTCGACCTGCGCGCCGTGGGCGACCTGGAGCCGTACTGGGAGAGCGTCCGCAGGATCTACGCCCCCTTCGAGGCGGGCCTCGCTTCCCCGACCGGCCGCGTCTACGACCACGAGATCCCCGGCGGCCAGCTCTCCAACCTCCGCACCCAGGCCGTCGCCCTGGGCCTCGGCGACCGCTTCGAGGACATCGAGGCGATGTACACCGCCGCCGACCGCATCCTCGGCCACCTGGTCAAGGTCACCCCGTCGTCCAAGGTCGTCGGCGACCTCGCCCTCCACCTGGTCGGCGCCGGAGTCGCCCCCGCCGACTTCGAGGCCACCCCCGACCGGTTCGACATCCCCGACTCCGTCATCGGATTCCTGCGCGGCGAGCTCGGCACCCCGCCCGGAGGCTGGCCCGAGCCGTTCCGCACCAAGGCCCTCCAGGGCCGCGGCGAGGCCAAACCCGTCCAGGACCTGACCGCCGAGGACCGTACAGGCCTGGAGAAGGACCGGCGCGCCACTCTCAACCGGCTGCTGTTCCCCGGCCCGACGCGCGAGTTCGAGACCCACCGTCAGACCTACGGCGACACGAGCGTCCTCGACAGCAAGGACTTCTTCTACGGTCTCGGCCCCGGCAAGGAGTACACCGTCGACCTCGAACCCGGCGTACGGCTCCTCATCGGCCTCGAGGCCGTGGGCGAGGCCGACGAGCGGGGCATGCGCACGGTGATGTCCACCCTGAACGGCCAGCTGCGGCCGATCCAGGTACGCGATGCCGCCGCCTCCTCCGACATCCCGGTGACGGAGAAGGCCGACCGCGCCAACCCCGGCCATGTCGCCGCCCCCTTCGCCGGAGTGGTGACCCTCGCCGTCACCGAGGGCGACGAGGTGGAGTCCGGGGCCACCGTGGCCACCATCGAGGCCATGAAGATGGAGGCCGCGATCACCGCCCCGAAGGCCGGCCGCGTCTCCAGGCTCGCCATCAACAAGATCCAGCAGGTGGAGGGCGGCGACCTGCTCGTCGAGATCGTCTGA
- a CDS encoding LacI family DNA-binding transcriptional regulator — MSPTLTDVAKQANVALSTASRAFSEPDRLGTETLRKVREAAQELGYEPPPRQVAWRPEPGTVTETATVAVVVPDIANPVYGTFVKAVQAQGWHRRQTIAPADTDFDPDREREVITRLADGSAGLIVCAPRLAAEDVLALCGDTPVVLVDRETTSADCVVADATDGLRQTIEYLAALGHTHIAYVPGPQHSWAGEHRLGVARAAAEGADLVLEVLGRQSESVAGGVAAAAGVVASGASAVIAHNDLVALGVIAGARRLGVRVPDDLGVVGIDDTPLAETAHPSLTSVAVPMDRAGSLGLELLTQSLAGERREPRTLRLPTQLVVRGSTGPVAGRAGHVGGDPTRGTQ, encoded by the coding sequence ATGTCCCCTACTCTGACCGATGTCGCCAAGCAAGCGAATGTCGCCCTCTCCACGGCCTCCCGGGCGTTCAGCGAACCCGATCGGCTGGGTACGGAAACATTGCGCAAGGTTCGGGAAGCCGCGCAAGAGCTGGGTTACGAGCCGCCGCCCCGTCAAGTGGCCTGGCGACCGGAGCCGGGCACCGTCACCGAGACGGCGACCGTGGCCGTGGTCGTCCCCGACATCGCGAACCCGGTCTACGGCACCTTCGTCAAGGCTGTGCAAGCGCAGGGCTGGCACCGTCGGCAGACGATCGCGCCGGCCGACACCGACTTCGACCCGGACCGCGAGCGGGAGGTGATCACGCGGCTCGCCGACGGTTCCGCCGGGCTCATCGTGTGCGCGCCCAGGCTCGCCGCCGAGGACGTGCTCGCCCTGTGCGGTGACACCCCGGTCGTCCTCGTCGACCGCGAGACCACGAGCGCCGACTGTGTCGTCGCCGACGCGACCGACGGCCTCCGCCAGACCATCGAGTACCTGGCCGCGCTGGGCCACACCCACATCGCGTACGTCCCGGGCCCACAGCACTCCTGGGCCGGAGAGCACCGCCTCGGCGTGGCCAGGGCCGCGGCCGAGGGGGCTGATCTCGTCCTGGAGGTGCTGGGCCGCCAGTCCGAGTCGGTGGCCGGGGGTGTCGCCGCCGCGGCGGGCGTGGTTGCCTCCGGCGCGTCCGCGGTCATCGCGCACAACGACCTCGTCGCCCTCGGGGTGATCGCCGGAGCGCGGCGGCTCGGCGTCCGCGTCCCGGACGACCTCGGCGTCGTCGGCATCGACGACACGCCGCTCGCCGAGACCGCCCACCCGTCCCTGACCAGCGTCGCCGTACCGATGGACCGGGCCGGTTCACTCGGCCTGGAGCTGCTGACGCAATCCCTCGCCGGTGAACGCCGTGAGCCCCGCACCCTGCGCCTGCCCACCCAACTCGTCGTCCGGGGCTCCACCGGCCCGGTGGCCGGCCGTGCGGGCCATGTCGGCGGCGATCCGACTCGTGGCACTCAGTGA
- a CDS encoding SMI1/KNR4 family protein, which produces MSPLHDFATWEPLLRLLRADKAEAFATGGQVAGQISQGAWSVPLKRPVPPPGQASVIEGKLKAEFDAVQRVRSALVDLGIEGVSFTVRIEQAGRAVLRLLGPSPAVESSVGSPHPGSLVLVEGALPEPWRRLPDPVPDAVPAPTRDLALLERTLRERIPGAVGATEDEIAAAEARLGVALPDELKVLYRVTRARWQDWAGDHEAAEREVMAVGCELFALDDLYIADVSSRPSLWRFAAKEAVVTPPDAAVQGLVGSPGWIAFGDNGGGDRLAVDLTPAPGGHLGQIIILSHEENIGADLVADSLTDLVLRGPDEQPRRRRRRGDEEPPAVAWVHHRSLRSIEAAAHPGLEVLNIGVWDEDPFSLAPVIGLPRLRTLSAYPGTLADPLEIARLSGLEYLELPPEDWRVLLDAGAVPRSLLAAGIEVRGDRSPRPTVDLANEILALWDRPPITRTRLEGDLGPAV; this is translated from the coding sequence TTGTCCCCGCTGCACGACTTCGCCACGTGGGAGCCGCTGTTGAGGCTTCTGCGGGCCGACAAGGCGGAGGCTTTCGCCACCGGCGGCCAAGTGGCGGGACAGATCAGCCAAGGCGCGTGGAGCGTGCCCCTGAAGCGGCCGGTGCCGCCGCCGGGGCAGGCATCTGTGATCGAGGGCAAGCTGAAGGCCGAGTTCGACGCGGTGCAGCGCGTGCGGAGCGCGCTCGTGGACCTCGGCATCGAGGGCGTCTCGTTCACGGTGAGGATCGAACAGGCCGGGAGGGCCGTACTCCGGCTGCTGGGCCCGAGCCCCGCCGTGGAGTCCAGCGTCGGCAGTCCGCACCCCGGTTCGCTGGTCCTGGTCGAGGGCGCCCTCCCCGAGCCCTGGCGCCGCCTGCCTGATCCGGTGCCCGACGCGGTGCCGGCCCCGACCAGGGACCTCGCCCTGCTGGAGCGGACGCTCCGCGAGCGGATACCCGGCGCCGTCGGCGCCACGGAGGACGAGATCGCCGCCGCGGAGGCACGCCTCGGTGTCGCGCTGCCCGACGAGCTCAAGGTGCTGTACCGGGTGACACGGGCGCGGTGGCAGGACTGGGCCGGCGACCACGAGGCGGCCGAGCGTGAGGTCATGGCGGTCGGCTGCGAGCTCTTCGCCCTGGACGACCTCTACATCGCCGATGTGTCGTCCCGTCCTTCCCTGTGGCGGTTCGCGGCGAAGGAGGCGGTCGTCACCCCGCCCGACGCCGCCGTGCAGGGCCTGGTCGGTTCACCCGGCTGGATCGCCTTCGGCGACAACGGCGGCGGCGACCGGCTCGCGGTAGACCTGACCCCGGCCCCGGGCGGCCACCTGGGGCAGATCATCATCCTCAGCCACGAGGAGAACATCGGTGCCGACCTGGTCGCCGACTCCCTCACGGATCTCGTCCTGCGCGGGCCCGATGAGCAGCCCCGCCGCCGTCGTCGTCGTGGGGACGAGGAGCCGCCGGCGGTGGCCTGGGTCCACCACCGCAGCCTGCGGAGCATCGAGGCCGCCGCCCACCCCGGCCTTGAGGTCCTGAACATCGGCGTGTGGGACGAGGACCCGTTCAGCCTCGCCCCCGTCATCGGGTTGCCCCGCCTGCGGACCCTGAGCGCCTACCCCGGTACGCTCGCCGACCCGCTGGAGATCGCCCGGTTGAGCGGACTCGAGTACCTTGAACTCCCGCCGGAGGACTGGCGGGTCCTCCTCGACGCGGGGGCTGTCCCGCGCAGCCTGCTGGCCGCGGGCATCGAGGTGCGCGGCGACCGCTCCCCGCGCCCGACCGTGGACCTCGCCAACGAGATCCTCGCCCTCTGGGACCGCCCGCCGATCACCCGGACCCGACTCGAAGGCGACCTCGGCCCCGCGGTGTAG
- a CDS encoding alpha-L-rhamnosidase C-terminal domain-containing protein, with protein sequence MTLSHAWASAPANAVARHILGVQVSEPGAAEFLVRPRTGSLTEAEGTVPSVRGPVAVRVRRSGDTHTTTVTVPPNSRAVLEVEIGEADPAAYRVTGPAPGGRGKAEVESFTDLTGTVLRIGPVGSGTTEVVRK encoded by the coding sequence ATGACGCTCTCCCACGCCTGGGCATCCGCGCCCGCCAATGCCGTGGCCCGGCACATCCTCGGCGTCCAGGTCAGCGAGCCGGGCGCGGCCGAGTTCCTGGTCCGTCCCCGCACCGGCTCGCTGACCGAGGCCGAGGGAACGGTTCCCTCGGTGCGCGGGCCGGTAGCGGTCCGGGTGCGCCGCTCCGGGGACACGCACACGACGACGGTGACCGTGCCGCCGAACTCCCGTGCCGTGCTTGAGGTGGAGATCGGCGAGGCCGATCCGGCGGCGTACCGGGTGACGGGGCCGGCGCCCGGCGGCCGGGGGAAGGCGGAGGTCGAGTCGTTCACCGACCTCACGGGCACCGTGCTGCGGATCGGACCGGTCGGCTCGGGCACGACGGAGGTGGTGCGGAAGTGA